A DNA window from Actinokineospora baliensis contains the following coding sequences:
- a CDS encoding FG-GAP-like repeat-containing protein, whose translation MTARTRALGVLAVVATTLTLAAVPAAAANPITFAPRVDYSTGNHPEAVIDADLNGDGKPDVITADRYEWQLTVLLGTGAGALGPRTTVYPGDEPTALATADFNGDGKADVAVTTAGSVSLLLGNGDGTFQARRAFPVSAGAEGIAAGDLNGDKKVDVVISRPEGITVLLGNGDGTLGAGTDLLAGGYSRGVVLADFNGDAKTDIAIGGFFTGTVTVFKGNGDGTFGLPLPFVASVNPIDVAAGDFNRDGKLDLATADYGQGTVSVLLGNGDGTFGLPTAKAIGPNPFGVAVADLDLDGDPDLAVSLSGADSVTVLNNGNGTFEQAASLGTGTTPTEVHAVDLDSDARADLITTNRYADGISVLLNRTTKPVPPASDLAVSLQASPKFGILVPALQYAITVRNVGPQALTSGTVSATLPAPLVPVAGPGCTVSGRTVTCQVGALAVGASTVKTFSAPLALFTIGTFKVTAQRTASVPADPNPTNDVAAPTSCTTLGFILAICGPTPGGL comes from the coding sequence ATGACCGCTCGTACCCGGGCGCTCGGAGTCCTCGCCGTGGTGGCGACGACGTTGACCCTGGCCGCGGTGCCCGCCGCCGCGGCGAACCCGATCACTTTCGCCCCGCGAGTGGACTACTCGACCGGCAACCACCCCGAGGCGGTCATCGACGCCGACCTCAACGGGGACGGGAAGCCCGATGTGATCACCGCTGACCGCTACGAGTGGCAGCTGACCGTGCTGCTGGGCACCGGCGCTGGCGCGCTCGGCCCGCGCACCACCGTCTACCCCGGTGACGAGCCGACCGCCCTGGCCACCGCCGACTTCAACGGCGACGGCAAGGCCGACGTCGCGGTCACCACCGCCGGGTCCGTGTCCCTGCTGCTGGGCAACGGCGACGGCACCTTCCAGGCGCGCCGGGCGTTCCCGGTGAGCGCGGGCGCCGAGGGCATCGCCGCTGGCGACCTCAACGGCGACAAGAAGGTCGACGTCGTCATCAGCCGCCCCGAGGGCATCACCGTCCTCTTGGGCAACGGCGACGGCACCCTGGGCGCGGGCACCGACCTGCTCGCGGGCGGCTACTCGCGCGGCGTCGTGCTCGCCGACTTCAACGGTGACGCCAAGACCGACATCGCGATCGGCGGGTTCTTCACCGGCACCGTCACCGTGTTCAAGGGCAACGGCGACGGCACCTTCGGCCTGCCGCTGCCGTTCGTGGCCAGCGTCAACCCGATCGACGTCGCCGCGGGTGACTTCAACCGCGACGGCAAGCTCGACCTGGCGACCGCCGACTACGGCCAGGGCACCGTCTCGGTCCTGCTCGGCAACGGCGACGGCACCTTCGGCCTGCCCACCGCCAAGGCCATCGGCCCGAACCCGTTCGGCGTCGCGGTGGCCGACCTCGACCTCGACGGCGACCCCGACCTGGCGGTCTCGCTCTCCGGCGCGGACAGCGTCACCGTCCTCAACAACGGCAACGGCACGTTCGAGCAGGCCGCGAGCCTGGGCACCGGCACCACGCCCACCGAGGTGCACGCCGTCGACCTCGACAGCGACGCCCGCGCCGACCTGATCACCACCAACCGCTACGCCGACGGCATCTCGGTGCTGCTCAACCGCACCACCAAGCCGGTCCCCCCGGCCAGCGACCTCGCGGTCTCGCTGCAGGCGTCGCCGAAGTTCGGCATCCTGGTGCCCGCCCTGCAGTACGCGATCACGGTCCGCAACGTCGGCCCGCAGGCACTGACCTCCGGCACCGTCTCCGCGACCCTGCCCGCGCCGCTGGTCCCGGTCGCCGGTCCCGGCTGCACCGTCTCCGGTCGCACCGTGACCTGCCAGGTCGGCGCGCTCGCGGTCGGCGCGTCCACGGTGAAGACGTTCTCCGCCCCGCTGGCCCTGTTCACCATCGGCACGTTCAAGGTCACCGCCCAGCGCACCGCGAGCGTCCCCGCCGACCCGAACCCGACCAACGACGTGGCCGCCCCCACCAGTTGCACCACCCTCGGGTTCATCCTGGCGATCTGCGGCCCCACCCCCGGCGGCCTCTGA
- a CDS encoding aldo/keto reductase: MSIPTRALGALTVSAQGLGCMGMSQGYGVGDEAESIATVHRALELGVTLLDTANVYGDGANEELVGRAIKDRRDQVVLATKFGIAGRGPDGPAVRGDAAYVREQVEASLRRLGVDHIDLYYQHRVDPNTPIEETVGAMAELVAAGKVGHLGLSEAGADTIRRAHAVHPIAALQSEWSLWTRDIEAEILPTCRELGIGIVPFSPLGRGLFTGKLTADQIGAGDMRASLPRFSAANLDRNQAVVAAIAALAADRGVTPGQLALAWVQAQGADVVPIPGTKRRTYLEENVAAATTALSEADIAAIEAAAPADAFAGDRYAPGMMRAVGR; encoded by the coding sequence ATGAGCATCCCCACCCGCGCGCTCGGCGCGTTGACCGTCAGCGCGCAGGGTCTGGGCTGCATGGGCATGAGCCAGGGCTACGGCGTCGGCGACGAGGCGGAGTCGATCGCCACCGTCCACCGGGCCCTCGAACTCGGCGTGACCCTGCTCGACACCGCCAACGTCTACGGCGACGGCGCCAACGAGGAGCTGGTCGGCCGGGCCATCAAGGACCGCCGCGACCAGGTCGTGCTGGCCACCAAGTTCGGCATCGCGGGCCGCGGCCCGGACGGCCCGGCCGTGCGCGGTGACGCCGCCTACGTCCGCGAGCAGGTCGAGGCGTCGCTGCGCAGGCTCGGCGTCGACCACATCGACCTGTACTACCAGCACCGGGTCGACCCGAACACCCCGATCGAGGAGACCGTGGGTGCCATGGCCGAGCTGGTCGCGGCGGGCAAGGTCGGCCACCTGGGACTGTCCGAGGCGGGCGCGGACACCATCCGCCGCGCGCACGCCGTGCACCCGATCGCCGCGCTGCAGAGCGAGTGGTCGCTGTGGACCCGCGACATCGAGGCCGAGATCCTGCCGACCTGCCGCGAGCTGGGCATCGGCATCGTGCCGTTCTCCCCGCTCGGGCGCGGCCTGTTCACCGGCAAGCTCACCGCAGACCAGATCGGCGCGGGTGACATGCGCGCGAGCCTGCCCCGGTTCAGCGCCGCCAACCTCGACCGAAACCAGGCCGTGGTGGCCGCCATCGCCGCGCTCGCGGCCGACCGCGGCGTCACCCCCGGCCAGTTGGCGCTGGCCTGGGTGCAGGCCCAGGGCGCCGACGTGGTCCCCATTCCCGGCACCAAGCGGCGGACCTACCTCGAGGAGAACGTCGCCGCCGCCACCACCGCACTGTCCGAAGCCGACATCGCCGCCATCGAGGCCGCCGCCCCCGCCGACGCGTTCGCCGGTGACCGGTACGCGCCGGGCATGATGCGCGCCGTCGGCAGGTAA
- a CDS encoding DUF1707 SHOCT-like domain-containing protein: MSEQPQLPGPQEMRASNTDRERFAKVLHDAMAEGRLTVTELEERLDQVYAARTFGELEPLVRDLPNQQLVAYQSPLPQPAPATHPTRVGGRGTSSSAIAIMSGSERKGPWTVPPTFNAVALMGGVEIDLTQATFEAQETTIQAFALMGGIEITVPPDVTVYVTGSGFMGGFGNSVRTQGPPGSPVVRITGMAIMGGVDVSPTKTPKKKHKDIEEG, translated from the coding sequence GTGAGTGAGCAACCTCAACTCCCCGGACCGCAGGAGATGCGCGCGTCCAACACCGACCGGGAGCGATTCGCCAAGGTCCTGCACGACGCCATGGCCGAGGGCAGACTCACCGTCACCGAGCTCGAGGAGCGCCTCGACCAGGTCTACGCCGCGCGGACGTTCGGCGAACTGGAGCCGCTGGTCCGCGACCTGCCCAACCAGCAGCTGGTCGCCTACCAGTCCCCGCTGCCGCAACCGGCCCCCGCCACCCACCCCACCCGGGTCGGCGGCCGCGGCACCTCCTCCAGCGCGATCGCGATCATGTCCGGCTCCGAGCGCAAGGGCCCGTGGACGGTCCCGCCGACCTTCAACGCCGTCGCCCTCATGGGGGGCGTGGAGATCGACCTCACCCAGGCCACGTTCGAGGCGCAGGAAACCACCATCCAGGCCTTCGCCCTCATGGGCGGCATCGAGATCACCGTCCCCCCGGACGTCACCGTCTACGTCACCGGCTCCGGCTTCATGGGCGGCTTCGGCAACTCCGTCCGCACCCAGGGTCCCCCCGGCAGCCCCGTCGTCCGCATCACCGGCATGGCCATCATGGGCGGCGTCGACGTGTCCCCCACGAAGACCCCGAAGAAGAAGCACAAGGACATCGAAGAGGGCTGA
- a CDS encoding ribbon-helix-helix protein, CopG family, with protein MAMTLRLTEEDNARLDELAEAEGRSKQEVLRLALADRWARLHKQEQLDEVLGRVLPRYRGLLDRMDPV; from the coding sequence ATGGCGATGACCTTGCGGTTGACCGAGGAAGACAACGCCAGGCTCGACGAGCTGGCCGAGGCCGAGGGCCGGTCCAAGCAGGAGGTGCTGCGCCTGGCGCTGGCCGACCGCTGGGCCAGGCTGCACAAGCAGGAGCAGCTCGACGAGGTGCTCGGTCGGGTGCTGCCGCGCTACCGCGGCCTGCTCGACCGGATGGACCCCGTGTGA
- a CDS encoding type II toxin-antitoxin system death-on-curing family toxin, with protein MTAYLDASDLLVLAAAVTGGDLVVRDLGLLDSAAHRPRATVLGVEAYDTLWLKAAALLDSVVRTRPLAEGNWRLGWVAAVTMCDLNGWWIDAETDAALEVVREVGRGAVEVPKMAAHLREWALPKP; from the coding sequence GTGACCGCCTACCTCGACGCCAGTGACCTGTTGGTGCTCGCCGCCGCCGTGACCGGGGGTGACCTGGTGGTGCGCGACCTCGGGCTGCTCGACTCCGCTGCGCACCGGCCGCGGGCCACGGTGCTCGGCGTCGAGGCCTACGACACGCTCTGGCTCAAGGCGGCCGCGTTGCTGGACTCGGTGGTGCGCACCCGCCCGCTCGCCGAGGGCAACTGGCGGTTGGGCTGGGTCGCCGCGGTCACGATGTGCGACCTCAACGGCTGGTGGATCGACGCCGAGACCGATGCCGCGCTCGAGGTGGTCCGCGAGGTCGGCCGCGGTGCTGTCGAAGTGCCGAAAATGGCCGCGCACCTGCGGGAGTGGGCGCTGCCGAAGCCCTGA
- a CDS encoding aldo/keto reductase, protein MGMSEFYAGRDDAESVATIHEALERGVTLLDTSDMYGPHTNEELVGRAIKDRRDQVVLATKFAIVRDPANPQQRTVRGDAAYVKQACEGSLRRLGVDHIDLYYQHRVDPNTPIEETVGAMAELVAEGKVRHLGLSEAGASTLRRAAAVHPIAALQSEWSLWSRDIEAEIVPTARELGIGIVPYSPLGRGFLTGRYTSVADFGEGDFRAAMQPRFQEENLRKNLAIVEALRALADERGVTAGQLALAWVHHRGADVAPIPGTKRRTYLRENLAALEIALSEEDLKRIEDAVPVDAVAGTRYPEAGMRAIAGETRAQ, encoded by the coding sequence ATGGGCATGAGCGAGTTCTACGCGGGCCGCGACGACGCGGAGTCGGTCGCGACCATCCACGAGGCGCTCGAGCGCGGCGTGACGCTGCTCGACACCTCGGACATGTACGGCCCGCACACCAACGAGGAGCTGGTCGGCCGGGCCATCAAGGACCGCCGCGACCAGGTCGTACTGGCCACCAAGTTCGCCATCGTCCGCGACCCGGCGAACCCGCAGCAGCGCACCGTGCGCGGCGATGCCGCCTACGTGAAGCAGGCCTGCGAAGGGTCCCTGCGCAGGCTCGGCGTCGACCACATCGACCTGTACTACCAGCACCGCGTCGACCCGAACACCCCGATCGAGGAAACCGTCGGCGCGATGGCCGAACTGGTCGCCGAGGGCAAGGTCCGCCACCTGGGCCTGTCCGAAGCGGGCGCCTCGACCCTGCGCCGAGCGGCGGCGGTGCACCCGATCGCCGCGCTGCAGAGCGAGTGGTCGCTGTGGTCGCGCGACATCGAGGCCGAGATCGTGCCGACCGCCCGCGAACTCGGGATCGGCATCGTGCCGTACTCGCCACTGGGCCGGGGTTTCCTCACCGGCCGATACACCTCAGTGGCGGACTTCGGCGAAGGCGACTTCCGCGCGGCCATGCAGCCGCGCTTCCAGGAAGAGAACCTGCGCAAGAACCTGGCGATTGTGGAGGCGCTGCGCGCCCTGGCCGACGAACGCGGAGTCACCGCCGGACAGCTGGCCCTGGCCTGGGTCCACCACCGCGGCGCGGACGTCGCCCCGATCCCGGGGACCAAGCGGCGCACGTACCTGCGGGAGAACCTGGCGGCGCTGGAGATCGCTCTGTCCGAAGAGGACTTGAAGCGGATCGAGGACGCGGTGCCGGTGGATGCTGTCGCGGGGACCCGGTACCCGGAGGCGGGTATGCGGGCCATCGCCGGGGAGACCCGGGCCCAGTAG
- a CDS encoding TetR/AcrR family transcriptional regulator: MPRPRTHDEALRVRLLDRAGELIATEGATALSLRRLAADAGTSTTAVYSLFGGKPGLVRELYVEAFHRLGTRLRAVPTTGSPAEDLVLLGIAYRESALADPHLYGVMFSGAIPGFEPDDEATAHSRAALAPLLEVITAGVEAGVFLDSDGTMAVGCWGIVHGLVSLELLGNLPPGLDVAAAYERALRANTLGWTRR, from the coding sequence GTGCCCAGACCCAGGACGCACGACGAGGCGCTGCGGGTCCGCCTGCTCGACCGCGCGGGTGAACTCATCGCCACCGAAGGTGCCACCGCCCTCAGCCTGCGCCGCCTGGCCGCCGACGCGGGCACCTCCACCACCGCCGTCTACTCCCTCTTCGGCGGCAAACCCGGCCTGGTCCGAGAACTCTACGTCGAGGCCTTCCACCGCCTCGGCACCCGACTGCGCGCGGTCCCCACCACCGGCAGCCCCGCAGAAGACCTGGTCTTGCTGGGAATCGCCTACCGCGAAAGCGCCCTCGCCGACCCCCACCTGTACGGCGTCATGTTCAGCGGCGCCATCCCCGGCTTCGAACCGGACGACGAAGCCACAGCGCACTCCCGCGCCGCCCTGGCACCGCTGCTGGAGGTGATCACAGCAGGCGTGGAAGCAGGCGTCTTCCTCGACTCGGACGGCACCATGGCCGTCGGCTGCTGGGGAATCGTCCACGGCCTGGTGTCACTCGAACTCCTCGGAAACCTCCCCCCGGGCCTAGACGTGGCGGCGGCCTACGAGCGGGCCCTGCGCGCCAACACTTTGGGCTGGACCCGCCGGTAG
- the upp gene encoding uracil phosphoribosyltransferase, whose product MDVLTVDHPLAKARLTVMRDARTDSATFRAALHELTVMLTYEATRTAPLRTERIHTPVARTDGFWLANPPLLVPVLRAGLGMADQAHKLIPDAQMGFVGLARDEHTLKPTPYMESLPEDLSDRPVFVLDPMLATGGSMVHTIRLLTDRGATDVTAICALAAPEGIEHLAQANLPVRLVTASIDERLNDSGFIVPGLGDAGDRQYGAV is encoded by the coding sequence ATGGACGTGCTCACCGTCGACCACCCGCTGGCCAAGGCCAGGCTCACCGTCATGCGCGACGCGCGCACCGACAGCGCGACCTTCCGCGCCGCGCTGCACGAGCTGACCGTGATGTTGACCTACGAGGCCACCAGGACCGCGCCGCTGCGCACCGAGCGCATCCACACCCCGGTCGCCCGCACCGACGGCTTCTGGCTGGCCAACCCGCCGCTGCTGGTGCCGGTGCTGCGCGCCGGGCTGGGCATGGCCGACCAGGCGCACAAGCTCATCCCCGACGCCCAGATGGGCTTCGTCGGCCTCGCCCGCGACGAGCACACCCTCAAGCCGACCCCGTACATGGAGTCGCTGCCCGAGGACCTGTCCGACCGCCCGGTCTTCGTCCTCGACCCGATGCTGGCCACCGGCGGCTCCATGGTCCACACCATCCGCCTGCTCACCGACCGCGGCGCCACCGACGTCACCGCCATCTGCGCCCTCGCCGCCCCCGAGGGCATCGAGCACCTGGCTCAGGCCAACCTCCCGGTCCGCCTGGTCACCGCCAGCATCGACGAACGCCTCAACGACTCCGGCTTCATCGTCCCCGGCCTCGGCGACGCAGGCGACCGCCAGTACGGCGCGGTCTAG
- a CDS encoding MerR family transcriptional regulator has protein sequence MTYAIAEAAHRSGLSIDTLRYYERIELIDPPARDSGGRRAYSDEDLAWLGFLTRLRTTGMPIKLMREYARLRHQGGTTFGQRKRILERHRQDVRARIDELRSCLEVLDYKIDNYERCLGAEHIQEASA, from the coding sequence GTGACGTACGCGATCGCCGAGGCGGCCCACCGCAGTGGGCTCTCGATCGACACCCTCCGCTACTACGAGCGCATCGAGCTCATCGACCCACCGGCGCGCGATTCCGGTGGCAGGCGCGCCTACTCCGATGAGGACCTGGCCTGGTTGGGCTTCCTGACCCGGTTGCGGACCACGGGGATGCCGATCAAGCTCATGCGCGAGTACGCCAGGCTCCGCCACCAGGGCGGCACCACCTTCGGCCAGCGCAAACGCATCCTGGAGCGGCACCGCCAGGACGTGCGGGCGCGCATCGACGAGCTGCGCTCCTGCCTCGAGGTGCTGGACTACAAGATCGACAACTACGAGCGGTGCCTCGGCGCCGAGCACATCCAGGAGGCCTCGGCATGA
- a CDS encoding DUF433 domain-containing protein, whose product MGDVVPLLDRPVYTYPQVDRLLALSTGTADRWFNGYARRGVAHPPMLRQESSRSRWVTWGEFVEARLFASYRDIDKIPTSRLRAYTAELRRVFDERYPLAHSAPYVRREGRLMLWEAQQTAELGDDFAVEVRTDQIVLSPLTEQFYDSADFDDRGTVHRLRPDADFPDVYLDPRRRGGEPTIAGHNVTVATIASLIRGGERIGDIAQWYRLDDEQVRQAIGYDAVHLRIA is encoded by the coding sequence ATGGGTGATGTGGTACCCCTGCTCGATCGACCGGTCTACACCTATCCGCAGGTAGACCGGCTGCTGGCGTTGTCGACCGGCACCGCGGACCGCTGGTTCAACGGCTACGCCCGGCGCGGCGTGGCGCACCCGCCGATGCTCCGCCAGGAGAGTTCGAGATCCCGGTGGGTCACCTGGGGCGAGTTCGTCGAGGCGCGGTTGTTCGCTTCGTACCGCGACATCGACAAGATCCCGACGAGCAGGTTGCGCGCCTACACGGCCGAACTCCGCCGGGTCTTCGACGAGAGGTACCCGCTGGCGCATTCGGCGCCGTACGTCCGCCGCGAGGGGCGGCTGATGCTGTGGGAAGCGCAGCAGACCGCCGAACTCGGCGACGACTTCGCGGTCGAGGTGCGCACCGACCAGATCGTGCTCAGCCCGCTCACCGAGCAGTTCTACGACTCGGCGGACTTCGACGACAGGGGCACCGTCCACCGACTGCGGCCCGACGCCGACTTCCCCGACGTGTACCTCGACCCGCGGCGCCGCGGCGGCGAACCGACCATCGCCGGGCACAACGTCACGGTGGCCACAATCGCGAGCCTGATCCGCGGCGGCGAGCGCATCGGCGACATCGCCCAGTGGTACCGCCTCGACGACGAGCAGGTGCGCCAAGCCATCGGTTACGACGCAGTGCACCTGCGGATCGCATGA